Proteins from a genomic interval of Chloroflexota bacterium:
- a CDS encoding SDR family NAD(P)-dependent oxidoreductase translates to MRRFEDQVAIVTGAGSGIGLGIAERLGSEGARVLITDIDGAVADRAAAGLAAQGIAALAMSGDTAEETTAERAIAQAMDAWGRIDVLMNNTGIIGNTAPLWELPVSELDRVYAVNLRGTYLFCQHAIPHMLARDYGRIVNMASIAGKEGNPNMVPYSATKAAIIGLTKSLGKELAETGIRVNCLTPAVVRTPIWEQTTAAQMDMLLARIPMKRSGEISEVAALVAWLASAECSFSTGAVFDLSGGRATY, encoded by the coding sequence GTGCGGCGTTTTGAAGACCAGGTAGCCATTGTCACCGGCGCCGGCAGCGGCATTGGCTTGGGCATTGCCGAGCGGCTGGGGAGCGAGGGCGCGCGGGTGCTCATCACCGACATTGACGGAGCGGTTGCCGATCGTGCCGCGGCGGGGCTGGCGGCGCAAGGCATCGCAGCGCTGGCGATGAGCGGCGACACCGCCGAAGAGACAACGGCTGAACGCGCGATTGCCCAGGCCATGGATGCCTGGGGGCGCATCGACGTGCTCATGAACAACACCGGCATCATCGGCAATACCGCGCCGCTGTGGGAACTGCCGGTGAGCGAGCTCGACCGCGTCTATGCGGTGAACCTGCGCGGCACCTATCTTTTCTGCCAGCATGCCATTCCGCACATGCTCGCCCGCGACTACGGCCGCATCGTGAATATGGCGTCGATCGCGGGCAAAGAGGGCAACCCGAACATGGTGCCCTATTCAGCAACAAAAGCGGCAATTATTGGCCTGACAAAATCACTGGGCAAAGAACTGGCGGAGACCGGCATCCGCGTAAACTGCCTCACGCCCGCCGTCGTCCGTACGCCCATCTGGGAGCAGACCACGGCGGCGCAGATGGACATGCTGCTGGCCCGCATTCCCATGAAGCGCAGCGGCGAGATCAGCGAGGTGGCGGCGTTGGTGGCGTGGCTGGCGTCGGCTGAGTGCTCGTTCAGCACCGGCGCCGTTTTCGATCTCAGCGGCGGCCGGGCGACGTACTAA
- a CDS encoding zinc-binding dehydrogenase, with translation MRAVRFHSFGGPETLQLDAVPVQEPGADEVMVKIHASGVNHLDIWLRIGARPGIEPPHTPGSEIAGEIVQIGDAVRSVAVGQRVAVSPWAFCGVCEFCLRGEESICANGNIVGTAPNQGGYAEYVTVPASIAVPIPDSLSYNAAAALTLAAITSWHMLYRRTRVQPGEWVLVQAAGSGVGVYAVQIARFLGARIIATAGSKEKLDRARALGAEATINYSEMVVADEVKRITNGRGVDVVFEHVGEATWEQSIRSLARNGRLVTCGATTGRGGTVDIGHLYTRQLSLLGSMGGNRLDLQQVLSLADRGILNPVLDTVFPLEEARKAHERMAARAQFGKMLLHPTE, from the coding sequence ATGCGCGCTGTACGCTTTCACTCGTTCGGAGGGCCTGAAACACTGCAACTCGATGCCGTGCCGGTGCAAGAGCCCGGTGCCGATGAGGTCATGGTAAAGATTCACGCTTCAGGCGTGAACCATCTCGATATCTGGCTTCGCATCGGCGCGCGGCCGGGCATAGAGCCGCCGCACACGCCCGGCTCCGAAATTGCCGGCGAGATCGTGCAAATTGGTGACGCCGTGCGCAGCGTCGCCGTTGGCCAACGGGTTGCTGTTTCACCGTGGGCCTTCTGCGGCGTGTGTGAGTTCTGCTTGCGGGGCGAAGAGAGCATCTGCGCCAACGGCAACATTGTCGGCACGGCCCCAAACCAGGGCGGCTATGCGGAGTACGTAACGGTGCCGGCATCGATAGCCGTTCCGATTCCAGATTCTCTTTCCTACAATGCCGCCGCGGCCCTCACCCTGGCCGCCATCACCTCCTGGCATATGCTCTACCGGCGCACACGTGTCCAGCCGGGCGAGTGGGTGCTCGTGCAAGCGGCCGGGAGCGGCGTTGGCGTGTACGCCGTGCAGATTGCGCGCTTCCTCGGCGCGCGGATCATTGCCACCGCCGGCAGCAAGGAAAAGCTCGACCGCGCACGGGCTTTGGGCGCAGAGGCGACGATCAACTACAGCGAAATGGTTGTCGCAGATGAAGTGAAGCGCATCACGAACGGACGAGGCGTCGATGTGGTCTTTGAGCACGTAGGCGAAGCAACCTGGGAGCAGAGCATCCGCTCGCTGGCGCGCAACGGGCGGCTTGTCACGTGCGGCGCGACGACGGGACGCGGCGGCACGGTGGACATCGGCCATCTCTACACGCGCCAGCTTAGTTTGCTCGGCAGCATGGGCGGCAACCGCCTTGACCTGCAGCAGGTTCTCTCGCTCGCCGACCGCGGCATCCTGAACCCGGTGCTCGATACCGTATTCCCGCTGGAGGAGGCGAGAAAGGCGCACGAACGCATGGCCGCCCGCGCGCAATTCGGCAAGATGCTGCTGCATCCAACGGAATAG
- a CDS encoding LCP family protein: MQRRIRYSPRRVRWRRVSLGLGLTLLLLFALLGGTAWLFSRDGGSTAGTSESAGTKAGESSALKDKILEDTPTAEELPLTDWSETEPFSVVVIGVDTRANDVGRADTIIVVTVDPVKKAAMLVSIPRDVMALVPGYESRRINELFSIGGAELVMASAETLLGVPIDFYITIDFDGFRRIIDQLGGIEIDVKYDINDYRFPNADDTGFDPFVIKSGVHYMGGETLLRYVRTRFDDPRGDFGRIDRQQQVLVALKSQLLTFQNLVKVPFLLDDFAGIIDTNFPVFTSPQRVLDLARLGAEIPRERVYSRVIDYEGNLVQDVTLPSGAEVLRPNLPAVRGMMEHSIAAMGQLQPLEGQEATVQQADVEP; the protein is encoded by the coding sequence CTTCTCCTGTTCGCACTTCTTGGGGGTACCGCGTGGTTATTTAGTCGGGACGGTGGCTCGACAGCAGGCACATCGGAATCAGCCGGAACTAAAGCCGGGGAGAGCTCTGCTCTTAAGGATAAGATCCTTGAGGATACGCCTACGGCTGAAGAGCTTCCACTGACGGACTGGTCTGAGACAGAACCCTTTAGTGTCGTCGTTATCGGCGTAGACACGCGGGCAAATGACGTGGGCCGGGCGGACACGATCATAGTGGTTACGGTTGACCCCGTCAAGAAAGCCGCGATGCTTGTCTCTATCCCCCGCGACGTGATGGCGCTGGTGCCGGGGTATGAAAGTCGACGCATCAACGAGCTCTTCAGTATCGGCGGCGCAGAGCTTGTCATGGCATCGGCGGAGACTCTCCTGGGCGTCCCAATAGACTTTTACATTACTATCGACTTTGATGGCTTTCGCCGCATCATAGATCAGTTAGGCGGGATTGAAATTGACGTCAAGTACGACATAAATGACTATCGCTTCCCGAATGCCGACGATACCGGTTTCGATCCCTTTGTCATCAAGAGTGGGGTGCACTACATGGGTGGCGAAACGTTGCTCCGCTACGTGCGTACGCGCTTTGACGATCCGCGGGGTGACTTCGGCCGTATCGATCGGCAACAACAGGTCTTAGTGGCGCTCAAGTCGCAGTTACTTACCTTTCAAAACCTCGTGAAAGTGCCCTTTCTTCTCGATGACTTTGCTGGCATCATCGACACGAATTTTCCTGTATTCACATCGCCTCAACGCGTTTTGGACTTGGCGAGGCTTGGCGCCGAGATCCCGCGCGAACGCGTGTATAGCCGGGTCATCGATTATGAGGGAAACCTGGTACAGGACGTTACCCTCCCTTCGGGCGCAGAGGTGCTCAGGCCGAACCTCCCTGCCGTGCGCGGTATGATGGAGCATAGCATCGCCGCCATGGGTCAGCTCCAGCCGCTTGAAGGCCAGGAAGCCACTGTGCAGCAGGCTGACGTGGAACCCTAG
- the cysK gene encoding cysteine synthase A: protein MSDSSPLPPMIYDDVLQLIGRTPLVRLNRLPGPESATVLVKIESRNPGGSVKDRIGLAMIEAAEREGKLKPGDTGVEPTSGNTGIGLAIVCAVRGYRLLLTMPEDMSVERRKLLALLGAELVLTPAIEGMSGAVYAAQELVREHGYYMPQQFMNPANPTVHRETTAREILHDTGGKLDAVVAMVGTGGTITGIGQVMRDEAPHVRVIAVEPAKSAVLSGGRPGITRIQGTGAGFVPGILDRSVLAEVLTVEDEAAIAMAERLAKEEGILAGISAGGAVVAALAVGQELGPDKTVVTIIPDAGERYLSMWDLD from the coding sequence ATGTCTGATTCTTCCCCATTGCCGCCCATGATCTACGACGACGTGCTTCAACTAATCGGGCGCACGCCGCTGGTGCGTCTTAATCGTCTGCCGGGGCCTGAATCGGCAACAGTGCTCGTTAAGATCGAATCGAGAAACCCAGGCGGCAGTGTGAAGGACCGCATCGGGCTGGCCATGATCGAGGCGGCTGAGCGGGAGGGCAAGCTCAAGCCGGGAGACACGGGGGTGGAGCCGACCAGCGGCAACACGGGCATCGGCCTCGCGATCGTTTGCGCCGTGCGCGGCTACCGGCTCTTGCTCACCATGCCGGAAGACATGAGCGTGGAGCGGCGCAAGCTCCTCGCGTTGCTGGGCGCTGAACTCGTCCTCACGCCCGCCATCGAGGGCATGTCCGGAGCGGTGTACGCCGCTCAGGAACTCGTGCGTGAACACGGCTACTACATGCCGCAGCAGTTCATGAATCCGGCTAATCCCACCGTTCACCGCGAGACCACGGCGCGCGAAATCCTTCACGACACCGGAGGTAAGCTGGATGCCGTGGTGGCCATGGTGGGCACCGGCGGAACCATCACCGGCATCGGCCAAGTGATGCGCGACGAAGCGCCGCACGTGCGTGTGATTGCCGTTGAGCCCGCAAAGTCAGCCGTGTTATCCGGTGGTCGACCGGGAATCACGCGCATTCAAGGGACGGGGGCTGGTTTTGTACCGGGCATCTTGGACCGCAGCGTGCTTGCCGAGGTGCTGACAGTGGAAGATGAGGCGGCAATTGCCATGGCTGAGCGGCTTGCCAAAGAGGAAGGCATCCTGGCCGGCATTTCCGCCGGTGGCGCCGTGGTCGCCGCCCTTGCAGTCGGCCAAGAGTTGGGGCCGGACAAGACCGTGGTGACAATCATCCCGGATGCCGGCGAGCGCTACCTTTCGATGTGGGATTTAGACTAG